The following proteins come from a genomic window of Pseudomonas sp. MAG733B:
- a CDS encoding extracellular solute-binding protein, whose translation MGLHKLTQALMLVLAPLCVQAADTAKPVVNLYIWGEYLAPDTLKNFEAKTGIHVVVDHFDSLETVETKLLTGRSGYDLVLTAGQHLSRAIQSGAIQTVDKQQLPHFAGVGEEFRQHMAVFDPGNRYAGIYAWGTTGVGFQQEAVKQRLPDAPTDSWAMLFDPAVVSKFADCGVSLLNDPNEVFAAVMKYMGLDINRQSLDDLKLAEQQLAKFRPYIRYFDNDLNISDLANGNTCVAMSWNGNVAIAAGQAQAANKPYALKYRIPKEGTLIWFDAMVIPKDAPHPQAGLALMDYLMTPEVIAPITDTIHYANAITAADGLIDPAIRADPGTYPAQAVRASLYSKNDNGKAFNRALIRAFSRLKSGL comes from the coding sequence ATGGGCCTGCACAAACTGACTCAAGCGTTAATGCTGGTGCTTGCACCCCTGTGTGTGCAGGCCGCTGACACCGCCAAACCGGTGGTCAATCTTTACATCTGGGGCGAGTACCTGGCCCCGGACACCCTGAAGAATTTCGAGGCGAAAACCGGCATCCATGTGGTGGTCGATCACTTCGATTCCCTGGAAACCGTCGAGACCAAACTGCTCACCGGTCGCAGCGGCTATGACCTGGTACTGACGGCGGGGCAGCATCTGTCCCGAGCGATTCAGAGCGGCGCGATCCAGACCGTGGACAAGCAGCAACTGCCGCACTTTGCCGGGGTCGGCGAGGAGTTTCGCCAACACATGGCGGTGTTCGATCCGGGCAATCGCTACGCCGGGATCTACGCTTGGGGCACCACCGGCGTGGGCTTCCAGCAGGAAGCCGTCAAGCAGCGTCTGCCCGATGCGCCCACGGACAGTTGGGCGATGCTGTTCGACCCGGCCGTGGTATCGAAATTCGCCGATTGCGGGGTCAGCCTGCTCAACGATCCCAACGAAGTATTCGCCGCCGTCATGAAGTACATGGGCCTGGACATCAATCGCCAGAGTCTCGACGACCTGAAACTGGCCGAGCAGCAACTGGCGAAGTTCCGCCCGTACATCCGCTATTTCGACAACGACCTGAATATCAGCGATCTGGCCAACGGCAACACCTGTGTGGCGATGTCGTGGAACGGCAACGTGGCTATCGCCGCGGGTCAGGCGCAAGCGGCGAACAAGCCGTACGCATTGAAATACCGGATTCCGAAGGAGGGCACGTTGATCTGGTTCGACGCCATGGTCATTCCCAAGGACGCGCCGCACCCTCAGGCTGGACTGGCATTGATGGACTACCTGATGACCCCTGAAGTGATCGCACCGATCACCGACACCATCCACTACGCCAATGCGATCACGGCGGCGGATGGCTTGATCGACCCGGCGATTCGCGCCGATCCGGGGACCTATCCGGCGCAGGCGGTGCGTGCGTCGTTGTACAGCAAGAATGACAATGGCAAGGCGTTCAACCGGGCACTGATCCGGGCGTTCAGCCGTTTGAAATCGGGGTTGTGA